A part of Prevotella melaninogenica genomic DNA contains:
- a CDS encoding (deoxy)nucleoside triphosphate pyrophosphohydrolase, translated as MEKKHLNVVCAVVHDGDKILCTQRLRKGPIYIAEHWEFPGGKVKEGESDYEALRRELLEEMDWNVYVGAKLCSIEHEYPDFTIRLTAYDCMAHDNDFKLLAHIDSCWLKPEEFSKLKWTEADAALIKQLWK; from the coding sequence ATGGAAAAGAAACATCTCAATGTTGTTTGCGCTGTTGTTCATGACGGCGATAAAATTCTATGTACACAACGATTACGCAAAGGACCCATCTACATTGCAGAACATTGGGAATTTCCTGGTGGAAAAGTCAAAGAGGGAGAAAGTGATTACGAGGCATTACGTCGTGAATTGCTTGAGGAGATGGATTGGAACGTCTATGTTGGGGCAAAGCTCTGCAGTATTGAACATGAATATCCCGACTTTACGATTCGGCTTACTGCCTACGACTGCATGGCTCACGACAATGACTTCAAGCTCCTCGCACATATTGATTCCTGCTGGTTAAAGCCTGAAGAGTTTTCAAAGCTCAAGTGGACAGAGGCTGATGCAGCACTCATCAAACAGCTTTGGAAATAA
- the nhaD gene encoding sodium:proton antiporter NhaD, whose protein sequence is MSTLTIAIIVVFVLGYALIAMESLTKVNKAAIALLMFVFCWMLFMFDPAPFIQLMHPDFAGAGEKVVAFANSLITEHLGDTATTLFFLMGAMTIVEIVDQNGGFNWVKNVMQSKTKRSLLWKIAFMTFFLSAILDNLTTSIVMIMILRKLIQDKHDRMIYASLVIIAANSGGAFSPIGDVTTIMLWNSGMITAGGVISEIFVPSLISMLIPAFLLSLSLKGNIQRDNLTNDLSGDREVLEFNSLQRKIIFAIGVGGLCFVPLFHFLTDLPPFAGILLVLGVLWTVTELFYHNLHKKRGGDFHFSKRVSSLLSRIDMSTILFFLGILMAVACLEEVGVLRELGNGLNIAFNSNHYAVTGIIGVLSSIVDNVPLVAGSMGMYPVQALGDMSVDGIFWQLLAYCAGVGGSMLIVGSAAGVVVMGLEKITFGWYMKRISWIAFVGYIAGILSYWVIRTLIFTTPL, encoded by the coding sequence ATGTCTACACTAACAATTGCAATTATTGTAGTCTTCGTACTGGGTTATGCGCTCATTGCTATGGAGAGTCTTACTAAAGTTAACAAGGCGGCAATCGCTCTGTTGATGTTTGTTTTCTGCTGGATGCTTTTTATGTTTGATCCAGCTCCGTTTATACAGCTGATGCACCCTGACTTCGCAGGTGCAGGTGAAAAGGTTGTAGCTTTTGCCAACTCCTTGATAACGGAGCATCTGGGCGATACTGCTACCACACTCTTCTTCCTTATGGGAGCAATGACGATTGTGGAAATTGTCGATCAGAATGGTGGATTTAACTGGGTGAAGAATGTAATGCAGTCAAAGACAAAGCGTAGCCTGTTGTGGAAGATAGCTTTTATGACCTTCTTCCTCTCTGCAATTCTTGATAACTTGACAACAAGCATCGTGATGATAATGATACTTCGTAAGCTTATCCAAGATAAGCATGACCGAATGATATATGCTTCGCTGGTTATTATTGCGGCAAACTCTGGAGGTGCTTTCTCACCAATTGGAGACGTGACAACTATTATGTTGTGGAACTCTGGTATGATAACAGCTGGTGGTGTTATCAGTGAAATCTTTGTTCCATCCTTAATTTCAATGTTGATACCAGCCTTCTTGTTGTCGCTTTCACTGAAAGGTAATATTCAAAGAGATAATTTGACAAATGATTTGTCGGGTGATCGTGAAGTGTTAGAGTTTAATAGTTTACAGCGTAAGATAATTTTTGCTATCGGTGTAGGTGGTCTATGCTTTGTACCTTTGTTCCACTTCCTCACTGATTTACCACCTTTTGCTGGTATCTTGTTGGTTTTGGGCGTTCTTTGGACCGTTACCGAATTGTTCTATCATAATCTTCATAAGAAAAGAGGTGGTGACTTTCATTTCTCAAAGCGTGTGAGTAGCCTGCTAAGTCGTATTGATATGTCAACCATCCTTTTCTTCCTTGGTATTCTTATGGCTGTGGCTTGTTTGGAGGAAGTTGGTGTGTTGAGAGAATTAGGAAATGGTTTAAACATAGCTTTTAATAGTAACCATTATGCCGTGACAGGTATTATCGGCGTTCTTTCATCAATCGTAGATAATGTTCCTCTCGTTGCAGGTAGTATGGGTATGTATCCTGTTCAGGCACTGGGCGATATGTCTGTTGATGGTATCTTTTGGCAGTTGCTTGCTTACTGTGCAGGTGTGGGTGGTTCAATGCTTATCGTAGGTTCTGCAGCAGGTGTCGTAGTAATGGGACTTGAGAAAATTACTTTCGGCTGGTATATGAAGCGTATTTCTTGGATTGCTTTCGTTGGTTATATTGCGGGAATTCTCTCATATTGGGTTATTCGTACCCTTATTTTCACCACTCCACTTTAA
- the ligA gene encoding NAD-dependent DNA ligase LigA, whose product MNKEIQSLVDQLNTASDAYYNGREELMTDYEWDAAFDKLKRLEEETGIILPNSPTQKVSADNVAGKKEEHEFSALSLAKTKKVEDLAKWAENKPIWLSWKLDGLTLVVTYDDGKLTKIVTRGDGHIGTNITHLSKAIDGILQTIPYKGHLVIRGEAVISYPDFEQFNMEAEEEYANPRNLASGSLTLKDINEVKARHLRWIPFTLVYTEEEINSWGKRMEWLEQQGFKVIDREVIEQPTINNIEAVIHHWTERVTGASSSPFLYPVDGLVITYDDTVYAATGSVTGHHATRAGYAFKWQDESAETELDYIEWSCAASTISPVAVFRPVELEGTTVKRASLCNISECERLGIGDKGTKIAVIKANKIIPKVINVIERVGIFHIPEACPVCHSATEVRTSEFSGTRTLHCTNAHCPAKQLKKFGRFVSKEGVNIDGLSEQTVQKFINLGWVREYADLFHLNEYANELRTMEGFGNKSVTNLLAAIEKARSVEARRLLFALNIPLVGQDVCNRLLSAYPLEELIKTATESASDDVFSTIAGIGPEKSASFVRWMKDADNHSMLQHLLAELNISQTSSAPTGTGCQGLTFVVTGDVHHYKNRNELKAYIESQGGKVTGSVSKSTNFLINNDVESTSGKNQKAKELSIPIISEDEFIARFAQTSRSEQPTERSLF is encoded by the coding sequence ATGAACAAAGAAATACAATCACTTGTCGACCAACTTAATACAGCTTCCGACGCCTACTATAACGGTCGTGAAGAGCTTATGACCGATTATGAATGGGATGCTGCCTTTGATAAGCTAAAAAGATTAGAAGAAGAAACAGGTATCATACTTCCCAATTCGCCTACACAGAAAGTTTCTGCCGATAATGTTGCAGGTAAAAAGGAGGAGCATGAGTTCTCTGCTCTATCCTTGGCAAAGACCAAGAAGGTAGAAGACCTTGCCAAATGGGCTGAAAACAAACCTATATGGCTATCGTGGAAGTTGGATGGATTGACCCTTGTCGTCACATACGATGATGGAAAACTAACAAAAATTGTCACACGTGGTGATGGGCACATTGGGACTAATATCACGCACCTCTCTAAGGCTATTGATGGTATTTTACAGACTATTCCATACAAAGGACACCTTGTTATTCGTGGTGAAGCAGTCATTAGTTATCCTGATTTTGAGCAGTTTAACATGGAAGCGGAGGAAGAATATGCAAATCCTCGCAACCTCGCATCAGGCTCTCTTACTCTAAAAGACATCAATGAAGTAAAGGCTCGCCACTTACGTTGGATTCCCTTTACACTCGTTTATACGGAGGAAGAAATAAACTCTTGGGGTAAACGAATGGAATGGCTCGAGCAACAAGGTTTCAAGGTTATAGACAGAGAGGTCATCGAACAACCAACCATCAACAACATAGAAGCTGTTATCCATCATTGGACTGAGAGAGTGACTGGCGCAAGTTCATCGCCATTCCTCTACCCTGTTGATGGCTTAGTCATAACTTACGACGATACCGTCTACGCTGCAACAGGTTCTGTCACAGGGCATCATGCCACACGTGCAGGCTATGCTTTTAAGTGGCAAGACGAGAGTGCTGAAACTGAATTAGACTATATAGAATGGTCATGTGCTGCCTCAACCATCTCACCTGTTGCTGTTTTCCGTCCTGTTGAGTTAGAAGGAACAACTGTTAAACGCGCTTCCCTTTGCAATATCTCCGAATGTGAACGATTAGGGATTGGCGACAAGGGAACGAAGATTGCCGTTATCAAAGCAAATAAGATTATCCCGAAAGTTATCAATGTCATAGAAAGGGTCGGTATTTTCCACATTCCAGAGGCTTGTCCCGTGTGCCATTCAGCTACAGAAGTCCGCACAAGCGAATTCAGCGGAACACGTACACTACACTGTACAAACGCTCATTGCCCTGCTAAACAACTGAAGAAGTTCGGCAGATTCGTATCAAAAGAAGGAGTAAACATTGACGGACTCTCCGAGCAGACCGTACAGAAGTTCATCAACCTTGGCTGGGTTCGTGAATATGCTGACCTCTTTCATCTCAATGAGTATGCTAACGAACTGCGTACAATGGAAGGTTTCGGCAACAAGAGTGTCACCAATTTGTTGGCAGCCATTGAAAAGGCACGCAGCGTTGAAGCCCGCCGACTGCTCTTTGCACTTAACATTCCGCTTGTTGGGCAGGATGTTTGCAACCGTCTGTTATCAGCTTATCCCTTAGAGGAGCTTATCAAGACAGCCACAGAAAGTGCATCCGACGATGTCTTTTCAACAATTGCGGGTATTGGACCAGAGAAAAGTGCAAGCTTTGTTCGTTGGATGAAAGATGCTGACAATCATTCCATGTTACAGCATTTACTGGCTGAATTAAATATCAGTCAGACTTCTTCAGCTCCTACAGGAACTGGTTGTCAGGGATTAACCTTTGTCGTTACAGGTGATGTTCATCATTACAAGAATCGCAATGAACTGAAAGCATATATTGAGAGTCAAGGCGGTAAGGTAACGGGGTCAGTATCTAAATCAACGAACTTTCTCATCAACAATGACGTTGAAAGTACTTCAGGGAAGAATCAAAAAGCAAAAGAACTCTCTATTCCTATTATTTCTGAGGATGAGTTCATCGCTCGCTTTGCACAAACTTCAAGATCAGAGCAACCAACAGAAAGAAGTTTATTCTAA
- a CDS encoding DUF5020 family protein: MKRFFSLAICMIAAFSCANAQNIQLHYDLGHSLYKNLSSRTSVTTTVEMFKPDAWGSTFMFTDIDYKGDGVMGAYWEISREFNLSKNKQWAAHVEYNGGLGTGKTLDSYYGNRYQHAVLLGGAWNWASKDFSKTFSLQLMYKYQFKNGHTGAHPFSGFQLTEVWGTTFAKGLCTFSGFCDLWYDPNVNGKLILVSEPQFWFNLNTLKGMKNVNLSLGSEVEISNNFVWNDKGQNNRFYAIPTVAAKWTF, translated from the coding sequence ATGAAAAGATTCTTTTCCCTCGCTATCTGTATGATAGCAGCTTTTAGTTGTGCAAACGCACAAAACATTCAGCTACATTATGACTTAGGTCATAGTCTTTACAAGAACCTTAGTTCACGTACATCGGTAACAACGACAGTTGAAATGTTTAAACCTGATGCTTGGGGTTCTACCTTTATGTTCACAGATATCGATTACAAGGGCGATGGTGTGATGGGTGCCTATTGGGAGATTTCACGTGAGTTTAATCTTTCAAAGAACAAGCAGTGGGCTGCTCATGTTGAGTATAATGGTGGTTTAGGTACTGGTAAGACCTTAGACAGCTATTATGGTAATCGTTACCAGCATGCTGTTCTTCTTGGTGGTGCATGGAACTGGGCATCAAAAGACTTTTCAAAGACGTTCAGCCTTCAGTTGATGTATAAGTATCAATTCAAGAATGGACACACAGGAGCGCATCCTTTTAGTGGCTTCCAGTTGACAGAAGTGTGGGGTACTACCTTTGCAAAGGGGCTTTGTACTTTCTCTGGTTTCTGCGACCTCTGGTATGACCCGAATGTGAACGGTAAGCTGATTCTCGTGTCAGAGCCTCAGTTCTGGTTTAATCTCAATACACTGAAGGGTATGAAAAACGTGAATCTTTCTTTAGGTTCTGAGGTTGAAATTAGCAATAACTTTGTTTGGAACGACAAAGGGCAGAACAACCGTTTCTATGCTATCCCTACGGTAGCTGCTAAATGGACATTCTAA
- a CDS encoding YncE family protein, with translation MKKNLLALGIILMSALTFTACSDDNDFVYKQPSVYSTDVYVACAGNWNANDGTVGILDYNSESRPTAPYIYSNAYMTQNGIGIGDAQDLIVFGTKLVVTCTTSSKVEVLDRMGKIEQTIKLHNASPRYLTSDGNYVYFSAYNGKVYKMNPNYAQKPLVDSVEVGDHPEALSVANGKLYANISGYGKGNTVAVVDCNSFKKTKTLTVGQNPYNQSIAVGNDIYFVSMFDHKTALVQKINANNDEVKKLFRASSIAYSAKKNALVCLYATYYDTNKRFFIYDLATGKETDLDMAGLKNPSQVNIDRYGNIYVIDNPSYTAPSEVFYYSPEGKLIQGNIQVGYSAQNVRFAN, from the coding sequence ATGAAAAAGAATCTTCTTGCGCTTGGTATCATTCTGATGTCAGCGCTTACATTCACAGCTTGTAGCGATGACAACGACTTTGTCTACAAACAACCATCAGTATATAGCACAGATGTATATGTTGCTTGTGCGGGTAACTGGAATGCAAATGATGGTACAGTGGGTATTCTCGACTATAACAGCGAGTCACGTCCAACTGCACCATACATCTATAGCAATGCTTACATGACTCAAAATGGTATCGGAATCGGTGATGCACAGGACTTAATTGTCTTTGGAACTAAGCTTGTCGTTACCTGTACAACCTCTTCAAAGGTTGAAGTATTGGATCGTATGGGTAAGATAGAACAGACTATCAAGTTGCACAATGCAAGTCCACGTTATCTAACATCGGATGGAAACTATGTTTACTTCTCTGCTTACAACGGCAAAGTATACAAGATGAATCCAAACTATGCACAGAAGCCATTGGTTGATTCTGTAGAAGTGGGCGATCACCCAGAGGCACTTTCCGTTGCTAATGGTAAACTCTATGCAAACATCTCAGGCTATGGGAAAGGTAATACAGTAGCTGTTGTTGACTGTAACTCATTTAAGAAGACAAAGACACTTACCGTTGGACAGAATCCTTATAACCAGAGTATTGCTGTTGGTAACGATATTTACTTCGTATCAATGTTCGACCACAAGACTGCACTTGTACAGAAGATTAATGCTAACAATGATGAGGTTAAAAAGCTCTTCAGGGCAAGTTCAATTGCATACAGTGCTAAGAAGAACGCACTTGTATGCCTATATGCTACCTACTATGATACGAATAAGCGTTTCTTTATCTATGACCTCGCAACTGGAAAGGAAACCGACCTTGATATGGCAGGTCTCAAAAATCCTTCACAGGTTAATATTGACCGTTATGGTAATATCTATGTTATAGATAACCCAAGCTATACAGCGCCAAGTGAAGTTTTCTATTACTCTCCAGAGGGTAAACTTATCCAGGGCAATATTCAGGTAGGCTATAGCGCACAAAACGTTCGATTTGCCAACTAA
- the trmD gene encoding tRNA (guanosine(37)-N1)-methyltransferase TrmD, giving the protein MRIDIITVLPEMLEGFVHESILARAEKKGLAEIRLHNLRDYTKDKWRRVDDYPFGGQAGMVMQIEPIDRCIAALKEERDYDEVIFTSPDGEQFNQKIANGLSLGGNFIILAGHYKGVDQRVRDHLITREISVGDFVLTGGELPAAIIADAVVRLVPGVISDEQSALSDCFMDDMLSAPIYTRPRSYNGWDVPEILLSGNEAKIRQWEFDQAMERTKRLRPDLLKE; this is encoded by the coding sequence ATGAGAATAGATATCATCACCGTTTTACCAGAGATGCTGGAAGGATTCGTACATGAGAGTATCCTTGCCAGAGCTGAAAAAAAAGGATTAGCAGAGATTCGTCTGCATAATCTTCGTGACTACACAAAGGATAAATGGCGCCGTGTTGACGACTATCCTTTTGGTGGACAGGCTGGTATGGTCATGCAGATAGAGCCTATTGATCGTTGTATTGCTGCTTTGAAGGAAGAGCGTGACTATGACGAAGTTATCTTCACGTCACCCGATGGTGAACAATTCAACCAAAAGATAGCCAATGGCCTCTCATTAGGAGGGAACTTTATTATTCTTGCAGGACATTATAAAGGTGTTGACCAACGTGTACGCGACCATCTTATTACACGTGAAATCTCTGTTGGCGACTTTGTTTTAACAGGTGGCGAACTACCAGCTGCCATCATTGCTGATGCTGTTGTACGATTAGTTCCAGGTGTCATCAGTGACGAACAGAGTGCACTCTCCGACTGTTTTATGGATGATATGCTCTCAGCACCTATCTACACACGTCCTCGCAGTTACAACGGGTGGGATGTCCCAGAGATTCTTCTCAGTGGAAACGAGGCTAAGATTAGACAATGGGAATTTGATCAAGCAATGGAACGTACTAAACGACTACGCCCTGACCTCTTGAAAGAATAA
- a CDS encoding TonB-dependent receptor plug domain-containing protein: MRQLASFLLLLCPLGTIAQTIDSDTTQTIKEVVVNGFRISGNVLASSPVQTLSHADMERLGIRDMGDALKRFAGVQVKDYGGVGGMKTVNIRGLGAGHTGVSYDGVQVGDCQSGQVDLSRYTLDNISLISLQIGQDDDIYQSAKAYASAGMINISTLQGYTDHNGKSIRKKTNLSTTIRTGSYGLISPSLLFHQQFSRLGIGAYGSYERADGVYAFKLRNGIKTINERRHNSDIETWRGEINLDYQLNDKQILKWKTYGFTSHRGLPGAVIYDNTYSAERLVDKNVFTQLFYENKFSQRIKLKAAAKWNYSWSRYSDMPASGYKEDIYRQQEAYLTATLWSEPLQGLHLSLAQDYAHNQLSMSLSQAANPTRNSLWTALATSYRIGQFTINASLLATNITEQVKLGNASDGFHRLSPAFSLQWRVLQDLRFRFGYKDIFRTPTLNELYYTGIGNRRLNPEKSRQWNLGATYSHTFNQTIQLSLTADGYFGNVTDKIIAVPKMFYWQMMNAGKVRQIGLDISANAEKRWNDEWSLSVTGSYSMLNATDRTSPTYIYYGHQIAYTPRHSGSISSLLHTPWLDLSYNLLLMGERYSLGYNIPDNRMTAFTDHSITVSKDINIFKQQLHLQFDLRNLGNKNYEVVRFYPMPGTNWRLTVSWKL; encoded by the coding sequence ATGAGGCAGTTAGCTTCTTTCTTACTTTTATTGTGCCCACTCGGTACGATAGCACAGACAATTGATTCTGACACAACGCAAACCATTAAGGAGGTTGTGGTCAATGGCTTCCGTATTTCTGGAAATGTATTGGCAAGTTCACCTGTACAAACACTTTCACATGCTGATATGGAACGACTCGGCATCCGTGATATGGGCGATGCTCTGAAACGCTTTGCTGGTGTGCAGGTGAAAGACTATGGTGGTGTGGGCGGTATGAAGACCGTCAACATTCGTGGTCTTGGAGCAGGGCATACGGGCGTTAGTTACGATGGCGTACAGGTTGGTGACTGCCAAAGTGGACAGGTAGACCTATCCCGTTACACCCTTGATAACATCTCACTTATCAGTCTTCAGATTGGACAAGACGATGACATCTATCAAAGTGCAAAGGCATACGCCTCTGCAGGCATGATTAACATTAGTACACTGCAAGGCTATACAGACCATAATGGTAAATCAATAAGAAAGAAGACTAACCTCTCTACGACCATCCGCACAGGTAGTTATGGACTTATCTCTCCCTCCCTACTCTTCCACCAGCAGTTCTCACGGCTTGGCATCGGGGCATACGGAAGCTATGAAAGGGCTGATGGTGTTTATGCTTTCAAATTAAGGAATGGAATTAAGACCATCAATGAACGCCGTCACAATAGTGACATTGAGACTTGGCGAGGTGAAATAAACCTTGATTATCAGCTTAATGATAAGCAAATACTGAAGTGGAAGACATACGGTTTCACCTCTCATCGAGGCTTACCGGGTGCAGTCATCTACGATAACACCTACTCTGCTGAGCGATTAGTAGACAAGAATGTCTTCACACAGCTTTTCTATGAAAATAAATTCAGCCAGCGTATCAAGTTGAAAGCAGCTGCTAAGTGGAATTATTCATGGTCACGCTACTCAGATATGCCTGCCAGTGGCTATAAAGAAGACATCTACAGACAGCAGGAAGCATATCTAACAGCAACCTTATGGAGCGAGCCTTTACAAGGACTTCACCTCTCTTTGGCACAAGACTATGCGCATAATCAACTCTCAATGTCGCTCTCACAGGCTGCAAACCCTACACGCAACTCCCTATGGACAGCATTGGCAACAAGCTATCGTATAGGTCAGTTCACTATCAATGCCTCACTCCTTGCAACAAATATCACAGAGCAGGTAAAACTTGGCAATGCATCCGATGGTTTCCATCGCCTCTCCCCTGCCTTCAGTTTACAATGGAGAGTCTTACAAGACCTTCGTTTCCGCTTTGGATATAAGGACATCTTCCGCACACCAACACTTAATGAACTTTATTATACTGGTATTGGAAATCGTCGGTTAAATCCTGAGAAGTCACGCCAGTGGAACCTCGGTGCAACCTATTCTCACACATTCAACCAAACAATTCAGCTCTCATTGACGGCAGATGGATACTTTGGCAATGTCACCGATAAGATTATTGCAGTGCCAAAAATGTTCTATTGGCAGATGATGAATGCAGGAAAGGTGCGTCAAATAGGTCTTGATATCTCCGCAAATGCAGAGAAGCGATGGAACGACGAATGGTCACTCAGTGTGACAGGAAGCTATAGTATGCTCAATGCAACCGATAGAACAAGTCCAACCTATATTTACTATGGACACCAGATAGCTTATACTCCACGCCACTCTGGGTCAATTAGTTCACTGCTACATACCCCATGGCTGGACTTAAGCTATAATCTACTATTAATGGGTGAACGTTATTCATTGGGATATAATATTCCTGACAACCGTATGACAGCCTTCACCGACCATAGTATTACGGTTTCAAAGGATATCAACATCTTCAAACAACAACTGCATCTACAATTCGACTTACGCAACCTTGGCAACAAGAACTATGAGGTGGTACGCTTCTACCCTATGCCAGGAACAAACTGGCGCCTCACAGTAAGTTGGAAACTTTGA
- a CDS encoding GNAT family N-acetyltransferase: MIRIEKAQKEQATVIARLIMEAMDHECCQWFAGPNHSLEDFHQLITSLVEREDSQYSYLNTIVAITDTNEIAGICVSYDGAKLKELRQTFINGALAAFGRDFSDMDDETAAGELYIDSLCVNHTFRRRGLAKQLLEATIEKGRKMNLPTGLLVDTGNPQAERLYHRVGFVHIDDNQWGGHMMKHLQKQLR, from the coding sequence ATGATTAGGATTGAAAAAGCACAGAAGGAGCAGGCTACAGTGATAGCCCGTTTAATTATGGAGGCGATGGATCATGAGTGTTGCCAGTGGTTTGCAGGTCCTAACCATAGTTTAGAAGATTTTCATCAGCTGATAACAAGTTTGGTGGAACGTGAAGACTCACAATATTCCTATCTTAATACAATTGTTGCAATAACAGATACAAACGAGATTGCTGGTATCTGTGTTAGCTACGATGGAGCTAAACTTAAAGAATTAAGACAGACTTTCATCAATGGTGCATTGGCTGCTTTCGGTCGTGATTTTTCGGACATGGATGATGAGACAGCGGCTGGAGAACTTTATATTGACTCCTTATGCGTTAATCATACATTCCGCAGGAGAGGTCTTGCTAAGCAACTACTTGAAGCAACAATAGAGAAAGGCAGAAAGATGAATCTCCCAACAGGCTTGCTTGTTGATACAGGAAACCCACAGGCTGAACGCCTCTATCATCGTGTTGGTTTCGTTCACATAGACGATAATCAGTGGGGTGGTCACATGATGAAGCACCTACAGAAGCAGTTACGTTAA